AAGATTGTGACACAAGACCCAGAGGCTTCATTCCTTGCTATCTCAGATTCCCCTCCCACTtatcctcctctctctctctctcacatgtatACACAAAGCGAAAAACCAAATTATCTTTGAAAACTATTAAAGCCACTGAGGATAatagttattttaatatttactcgTGATATATGTAAAATAGATACACATttcttacatgaaaaaaatcagttattaTAGGAATGCTATAAGAAGTGTTCAGTTTCTTGTTGTAAGACTTTATGTACAACATAACTTGTCTTTTCCACGTGAGTTATtcgttgtttattttgctgtattAGCGGTTATTTGGTCAGCTATACCCGCGGTTGACTGAGATAGCGGAGACTCGTGTATATTGCTATAATGATTTTCTTCTACCTCCATAattcaaatattatttgattttatgcaATGTGTAACTATCTAAACGACTTGAACTGGCATGCACGTCGAGCCTGCACTTCTTACCCTAAACGAAAATAAGACCAAAAGGCCATCAGACATGCGCATTTCCATTTTCCGAATGCCGTGTTTATCTTGTCAAAGCTTGGAATGccaaagacaataaaattagCTAAGCAAAAACACCTACATCAAAACTGAGGATATAAAAGGTGTGTAGCTGGGTACAGGACCTATTCAGGACCTAGTCACAGAAAATAGcaccatggacgtgtgtaggtggactgctgtctgtctgccgagaccaacgtttagcgTCTTGCAacgttctccgctgttagtctcggtgagcctaaacaaaaaatgtgactaaaccggaagctttgtagtctcatgcctcgttttagcagttaactggggaGGGGGGAaccgtctgccagcagtccagtaatacaagtccGTGATAGCACGGTGCTATAATTCTAAATGCCCGTACAGTCTTGTGCTATAAGGTTGGTTGCTAGTCTATAGCCTCCATTgcgaaagtaaaaaaataagagaGCATTTCCTTTCACTGGACAAAAGAACTGCAGCTTACTGGACATGACAAATGTCACTAACCCAGACCACTGCCcctacaaagtttttttcaactGGGAGGATGGAAGCATCGGTCACTATATCGGTTTAAATGCTGACTTGTTTTTGTAGATGACATGTCAGAGGAATTCAAGTGTCTATGCCAACGATACAGCAGCTTTGGACCGAATACTTGGTCAGGTTGATAGTGACTGGAGTGAATCACATCAACCGTATTACAATATGACACCAGCTGACTTCCAGGATGTGGAATCTTCCAGATCCAGACTTCGATCAcatagaagaaaatgttgaagtCCTAGTGAAGCTGTCACTAAGGGAACTTTCCTCAGAGCCAGCCAAGATACTTGACTTTGATGTGTACGTCCGTTACTATCGTTATTTACATCTGTGCTTgttatcttgtgtgtgtggcgggggctggtggtggtggagagaaAGCGGGGTATTTTTTCCAAGGTGTCAGAAATTTTGAAGCTGCAATGTTCAGTCTTAGCTGTCATTTGTGTTTTCTAGTTCCAAGCACGTACTGCTAGTCTTGCTAACCTGCACCATGCGCACCATTTCGTTAAAGTCCTGGAAGTTGGCCAGAGAGAACAGATAGCGAGGGCTTTCTGTGGAAACAATGGCTTGCAGTTCTTTGGCAGCCTTAAGATCGTAGCCCAGGTCGATGGCCAGAGCAAAGACAGTGGAGCGGCTCTGGAGAAGGAGGGAAGCCTCTTTGATGTCAGGACCGCAGTTGGACCTTCCGTCTGTGATGAGCAAGGTTTCGTGAGCAACATGACCAGTCGACCGAGCACCTGTCAACAAGTAGTGTGCCAAAGGCCACTGTCAGTAGTTGTATCAAACTCAGACGATGCCAAACATCGCAAATGAATAACAACAGTTCAGTCGGTCAGTTTCATTTGCAATGTAATATTCAACAATCTGTTTGCCGTTAAGACTTACCGTTTAAGGGGTCAAAAGCGTGGTAGCCCATCTCGAGCGCGGTACCAGTGCACGTGGAGCTCCTCATGTGCTGCATGCTGTCCACTGCGGCCAACAGGGCGTCGCGACTCTGAGGCTCCCGGAATTGGTGAACTTGTTTGCTCTCGGACGAGAACTGGATGATTGACatcctgttgttgttgctgcctaAGCCGAAGCTGCCACAAAGCACGTCAATCAAGACCTTCAGACCATTTTTAACTGCTTCAAACTCGGAGTCTGGAATGGAGGCTGAGGAGTCAATGATGACGAGCAGGTCTCGGGGCAGGCCACGTGTTGGTTGCACGAAGTCATGGTAGAAATTACCACTGACTAAAGTCATATCATCAAAAACAAATCGCCCTCTGCTGTCTGTCAAACAAACCACATTGCATGTGTGTTATTCTTCGgtgaatgtaaaataaaaacgcacacgaaaagaaaaacatcaagTCAATGAAGTAGACGTGTTCGTTCGTAGATAACATCTCATAATACCAAAAGAGCTTCTTACCTGACTTACCATACTCCCATTACCGAACTTTCTACACGATAGCATTAAATCCGCCCAATGAACTTTAAGCATTTTTAGTGAGGTTACTTGCCATTATCGTCTGACAAGGGTACTTTTACTCTTctgtaaaatgttaataattaatgaaaGTATTAAACGTAAGATTAcatattttcaatgaaaattgCATTGGTGAATATATTAAGAAATGTACTTCGTAAGTTTCAAGCTCTTCTTGCACACATTCGTGAAAAACAAAGGAGGGCTTAGCTAGTAGGCTACTTTAGAGACGCATTTTCTTGCtgttaaaatacaataatagaTAAATATCTACTGCACACGTTGCTAAGGGGTGTTCTCTACTGCTGACGTAGAAGCAGCTTCTACTGCTGGAACATGGGACAACTATCTTGTAAACTATCTTGGAATACCTCGCAAGTTGTCCACCTGTCTTGTCTCCAGCAAAGTGTTGGCCTCAGGACAGTCGATGTCATCCCTCAGCACACGGCGCGTCCTCTCCTGCGTGCCAAAGCCATAGATGCCTGACCACTGGCTCCAGGGACTCACGCACTGCTCCCATACACTTGACACGGTGGTCACTGTTGTCGTCTTTGTGGTTGTGAGCGGTACCGACGTAGTTGTTGTGCTGGTAGAAAACGTTTCCGATGCTCCACTTGTAGAGGGATCTGCGCTTGTGAGAACAGGCCCTGCAGTCGATGTGCAGATCGCAGGTGACTGGGTGGTTGTAGTGCTCCAAGGAGGAAGAGTAGTTGCCGTCGTGGAAGTTTTCGGTTCTTGAGTCATTGGAGTAGATGTAGGTGGTGGCGTgcttgtggttgtggttgtggttgctATGGAGGTAAGTAAAGCAGATGTGACAGACGTTGGTGAAGTGATTGTCTGAGAGGTCGCTGGCGTTATCTCTGCTTCAGTGCTGCCAGTAGTGCACAAGTCAGTCGGCAGCTGTATGGCTTGCTTAGCGATGATGGAGTCAACGAGCGTGTTGACGAAGACCTTCAGACGTCGCAGGGAGTCGTCGTACTGACGCCGCTGTCTGTCCAGCTCGGCGGTGGCGTAGGCGTCCCGCCAGAGGACGTAGTAGCGGGTGGCCGGGGAGTCGCGCAGCGCGCACTGTGTCATCAGAGCCTCACACGTGTCGTCTGTCAAGTCGGCGAAGGACACTGGAGGACCTGCTGGTTGTTAAGTGGTCAGCAGCACCACTGCTGCTTGTGGACCTGAGGAAGTCTCTGGCCCAGTCGAGGAGGTCGCCTTCTGCAGATCGTTTGAGCACACGTGCAGTGATGTGCCGGCTGGCCGCCAACACCAAGACAACCTTCAACATCCACATGACTGCCTTTCCTGCAGGTGATGGCATGCTGCGACATGACACTTGGTGTGTTACTAGCAATGTGTTCACACAGACTATGTATTACTAGCAATAACTACAGTAGTGAGTTGTACAATACTGACAGACTATAGCTGTTCTGTTGCTAGCAAGGTGGAGCCCAATGCAATTGGGGGTTACTAATAAGATGGGGCGTCGGTATACTACCACTACCAGTCTACGACTACCACCACTGCcactactaccactactaccactactaccactcctcctcctcctcctcctggaTGTCCTTCGTGTTCAAAGAAGGCGAGGATTAGCTTTATTCACTTATGTTTGTGTCTTCTCAAATAACTCCCCAGTGCTAATGAGAAAGTACATTCTTGCACAGATGGGACAGTCTGTGGTGTTTAGTGTTTAGTTATGAGTGCAGCCAGGTGGCTTTGTAAGTGTCTGCCAGATTCAACATAGTGTTAGTGATGCACAGGCTTTGCTCAGCGCACTTGTTTAGGACCAGCAGTGTGCTCGTGTCCATTGGGGTGTTTGGGGTGCTAGCGAGAGGTAGCACCTCATCGGGTAATTTGTTGTGCTTACCAGAGCAACTGGCCTATGACTGGTCCTCACCTGGCACCCAGTTGCCATTAGTGGTTCTTCATAGCTATTTGCAGAGGCCACACCCAGGTCGGCGTCTAAGATAACGAGCATACCTACCCCACGCATGCGAGGACTGATTCCGGCAGAATCGCTGGTTGAAACATACAGAAGGTTTTAACGGTCGAGATGGTGTTCCAGCAGGCGTTGTGGAGTGGCAGACAGCTGAAGCCCTGGTCATCCACTGTAGACTCGAGTCCCCCCGATGTAACGGGGTTCAGTGCCACTGGGTCAAGGTCCCCAGGGTTAGATAATGGAGGTGTCCCCGTGTCATGGCTCCACTACATAAATAACTGAGCGCACAGATGTTGTGCGAATCATTCCCACCTCGCCACGGTTTGAATCCCTGTGGCAATGGCGAGTTGGCGAAGCAGCAGGTGGAGGCGACCACTGGCGGTTGTAATCATACAACTGCACACATGAAGCCCCATGTTGTTCGATTCGGGACAACAGACATTCAGCAACATCCATGATGACTGGACAGCCCTTGTAGGACAGAACTGCCAAGCTAGCAGTAGCAAGAGGGGTAGGAAGGGTACCCCAAATAATCATTGTCGTTAACATTGTCGTTGTCGTAATCATCATGATACTATTGTAGTGT
The sequence above is a segment of the Pomacea canaliculata isolate SZHN2017 linkage group LG6, ASM307304v1, whole genome shotgun sequence genome. Coding sequences within it:
- the LOC112566620 gene encoding uncharacterized protein LOC112566620, whose amino-acid sequence is MTQEPKTSTTATTLPPWSTTTTQSPAICTSTAGPVLTSADPSTSGASETFSTSTTTTSVPLTTTKTTTVTTVSSVWEQCVSPWSQWSGIYGFGTQERTRRVLRDDIDCPEANTLLETRQVDNLRDSRGRFVFDDMTLVSGNFYHDFVQPTRGLPRDLLVIIDSSASIPDSEFEAVKNGLKVLIDVLCGSFGLGSNNNRMSIIQFSSESKQVHQFREPQSRDALLAAVDSMQHMRSSTCTGTALEMGYHAFDPLNGARSTGHVAHETLLITDGRSNCGPDIKEASLLLQSRSTVFALAIDLGYDLKAAKELQAIVSTESPRYLFSLANFQDFNEMVRMVQVSKTSSTCLELENTNDS